In one Dysgonomonadaceae bacterium PH5-43 genomic region, the following are encoded:
- a CDS encoding 6-phosphofructokinase 1 (product_source=KO:K00850; cath_funfam=3.40.50.450; cog=COG0205; ko=KO:K00850; pfam=PF00365; superfamily=53784; tigrfam=TIGR02482), which produces MTNIKCIGILTSGGDAPGMNAAIRAVTRAAIYNGLEVKGIYRGFKGLVSGEIVPFKSNNVSNIIQQGGTILKTARSVEFREPEGRLQAYEVIKKEGIDALVVIGGDGSLTGARIFAQEYNFPIVGLPGTIDNDLFGTDTTIGYDTALNTIMQAVDKIRDTATSHERLFFIEVMGRDAGFLALNGAIASGAEAAIIPEISTEVDQLEELINNGFRKTKNSSIVLVAESEITGGAMGMAERVKKEYPQYDVRVTILGHLQRGGSPSATDRILASRMGAAAIDALLEDQRNVMIGIQNDQIVYVPFSKAIRNEKHINRDLLRTVRILSI; this is translated from the coding sequence ATGACAAACATTAAATGTATCGGAATTTTAACCTCAGGAGGCGATGCCCCCGGTATGAATGCTGCAATTAGAGCGGTAACACGTGCCGCCATATACAATGGACTTGAAGTTAAAGGTATATATAGAGGTTTCAAAGGACTGGTTTCGGGAGAAATAGTGCCTTTTAAGTCTAACAATGTTAGTAATATTATACAACAAGGCGGAACGATATTAAAAACTGCTCGTTCGGTTGAGTTTCGCGAACCTGAAGGACGACTTCAAGCTTACGAAGTTATTAAAAAAGAAGGCATAGATGCTCTTGTTGTTATTGGAGGAGATGGCTCTCTTACAGGAGCAAGAATTTTTGCTCAAGAATATAACTTCCCAATTGTTGGACTTCCAGGAACTATCGACAACGACCTTTTTGGCACCGACACAACAATAGGATACGATACTGCTTTGAATACAATTATGCAAGCCGTCGACAAGATTAGAGACACTGCAACTTCGCACGAACGATTGTTTTTCATAGAAGTTATGGGTCGAGACGCAGGCTTCCTTGCACTCAATGGAGCCATCGCATCAGGAGCAGAAGCTGCTATTATCCCTGAAATTTCTACCGAAGTAGACCAACTTGAAGAACTTATTAATAATGGTTTTCGCAAAACCAAAAACAGTAGTATAGTGCTTGTTGCTGAAAGCGAAATAACCGGTGGTGCTATGGGTATGGCTGAAAGGGTAAAGAAAGAATATCCTCAGTACGATGTTCGCGTAACTATTTTAGGACACCTTCAACGCGGAGGCTCTCCTTCTGCTACCGACAGAATATTAGCGAGTCGTATGGGTGCGGCAGCTATCGATGCTCTGTTGGAAGACCAACGAAATGTAATGATAGGAATACAAAACGATCAGATTGTTTACGTTCCTTTCTCTAAGGCAATCAGAAACGAGAAACATATAAATAGAGATTTACTTAGAACTGTAAGAATATTATCTATCTGA
- a CDS encoding 4-hydroxy-3-methylbut-2-enyl diphosphate reductase (product_source=KO:K03527; cog=COG0761; ko=KO:K03527; pfam=PF02401; superfamily=47819; tigrfam=TIGR00216): protein MRIVEIDQDSGFCFGVVNAIKNAEEELVSGEELYCLGDIVHNSQEVSRLQKKGLRTINHNQLSEMHNKKVLLRAHGEPPSTYDTAKTNNIQIVDATCPVVLRLQKRIQKQYQISDKDKTQIVIFGKIGHAEVNGLVGQTEGRAIVIENKEDLDKLDYHKDIYLFSQTTKSIDDFKDIVEEIKSRVSDDTQFNYFDTICRQVANRMPNIRKFAAKHDLVLFVAGEKSSNGKVLLGECKKANPNTYLISSSEDINPEWLNNVNSIGICGATSTPKWLMEEIGKSLSE, encoded by the coding sequence ATGAGAATAGTTGAAATAGATCAGGATTCTGGCTTTTGTTTTGGGGTGGTTAATGCAATCAAAAATGCAGAAGAGGAGTTGGTTTCGGGCGAAGAACTTTATTGTTTAGGAGATATTGTTCATAATAGTCAGGAGGTTTCTCGCTTACAAAAAAAAGGATTGCGAACTATAAATCATAATCAATTAAGCGAGATGCATAATAAAAAAGTGCTGTTGCGTGCCCATGGCGAACCCCCTTCTACTTATGATACGGCGAAAACAAACAATATCCAAATTGTAGATGCTACTTGCCCAGTAGTACTTCGTTTGCAAAAGCGTATACAAAAGCAGTATCAAATATCGGATAAAGACAAAACTCAGATCGTTATTTTTGGAAAAATAGGACACGCCGAAGTAAATGGACTGGTAGGGCAAACCGAAGGGCGTGCTATTGTGATAGAAAATAAAGAAGATCTTGATAAATTAGACTATCATAAGGATATTTATTTATTCTCGCAAACTACTAAGTCAATAGACGATTTTAAAGATATAGTGGAAGAGATAAAGTCGAGAGTGAGCGATGATACTCAGTTTAATTATTTTGATACTATATGTCGTCAGGTTGCCAACCGAATGCCTAATATAAGGAAGTTTGCGGCAAAGCACGATTTAGTATTGTTTGTTGCAGGCGAAAAAAGTTCTAATGGCAAAGTGTTATTAGGTGAATGCAAAAAGGCTAACCCAAACACTTATTTAATATCAAGTTCGGAAGATATTAATCCTGAGTGGCTGAATAATGTAAATTCGATAGGCATTTGTGGCGCAACATCTACTCCAAAATGGCTAATGGAAGAGATAGGGAAAAGTTTAAGTGAATGA
- a CDS encoding small subunit ribosomal protein S21 (product_source=KO:K02970; cath_funfam=1.20.5.1150; cog=COG0828; ko=KO:K02970; pfam=PF01165; smart=SM00435; superfamily=88659; tigrfam=TIGR00030), which produces MIIVPVKEGENIERALKKFKRKFEKTGVTKELRSRQAFIKPSVEKRKQKIHAVYVQQMRQNEE; this is translated from the coding sequence ATGATTATTGTTCCAGTAAAGGAAGGCGAAAATATAGAAAGAGCCTTGAAAAAATTCAAAAGAAAATTTGAGAAAACAGGTGTTACTAAAGAACTTAGAAGCAGACAAGCTTTTATTAAGCCTTCAGTAGAGAAAAGAAAACAAAAAATACACGCAGTATACGTACAACAAATGCGTCAAAACGAAGAATAA
- a CDS encoding integrase/recombinase XerC (product_source=KO:K03733; cath_funfam=1.10.150.130,1.10.443.10; cog=COG4974; ko=KO:K03733; pfam=PF00589,PF02899; superfamily=56349; tigrfam=TIGR02224): MAFKSFLQYLQFERNYSSRTVVAYESDLELFKQFICGDELFNPREIDAVVVRRWIVSLLEEGYSPSSVNRKLSSVKSYFRFLCKKEYIRTSPVKDIKGPKMNRTLPYFVNDKEMDSLFDELELDETFEGVRDKTILEVFYCTGIRCAELVGLKNEDVDFGSSLIKVTGKRNKQRLIPFSESLKKVMCAYLDKRAEELQAENAVSFFVRKNGKALSNSIVYNIVTTRLSVISNLSKRSPHVLRHTFATSMLNNGADLNAVKELLGHASLSSTEIYTHTTFEELKKTYQQAHPRAE; encoded by the coding sequence ATGGCGTTCAAATCATTTTTGCAATATTTGCAGTTCGAGAGAAATTATTCTTCTCGTACAGTGGTTGCGTATGAGAGTGATTTGGAGTTGTTTAAGCAATTTATTTGCGGAGACGAATTATTTAATCCACGTGAGATCGACGCTGTAGTCGTTCGCAGGTGGATTGTTTCGTTATTGGAGGAGGGTTATTCTCCTTCGTCTGTGAATCGAAAACTTAGTTCTGTGAAGTCTTATTTTAGGTTTTTGTGTAAAAAAGAATATATAAGAACCAGTCCTGTGAAAGATATTAAAGGGCCTAAGATGAACCGAACCTTGCCGTATTTTGTTAATGATAAAGAGATGGATAGTTTGTTTGACGAACTCGAATTAGATGAAACATTTGAAGGAGTTCGTGATAAAACAATCTTAGAAGTTTTTTACTGTACGGGAATTAGATGTGCCGAATTGGTGGGGCTTAAAAATGAAGATGTTGATTTCGGTTCTAGTCTGATAAAAGTTACAGGGAAGAGGAATAAGCAGCGGCTAATCCCTTTTTCTGAATCATTAAAAAAGGTAATGTGTGCCTATTTGGATAAAAGGGCGGAGGAATTACAGGCGGAAAATGCTGTTTCTTTCTTTGTGCGTAAAAATGGGAAAGCTCTGTCTAACTCAATAGTATATAATATTGTAACAACAAGGTTGTCTGTAATATCAAATCTTTCAAAAAGGAGTCCTCACGTACTGAGGCATACCTTTGCGACAAGTATGTTGAATAATGGTGCGGATTTGAATGCCGTTAAAGAGCTGTTGGGGCATGCAAGTTTGTCGTCGACGGAGATTTATACACATACAACTTTTGAAGAGTTAAAAAAAACATATCAACAAGCTCATCCAAGAGCAGAATAA
- a CDS encoding putative sigma-54 modulation protein (product_source=KO:K05808; cath_funfam=3.30.160.100; cog=COG1544; ko=KO:K05808; pfam=PF02482; superfamily=69754; tigrfam=TIGR00741) codes for MEITIQAIHFEATQKLDAFIQKKVSRLSKFNDAISLAEVTLKVVKPETNANKDVSIKVLAPNSEFFVQEVSDSFEEAVNKCVEKLERQIMKSKEKTIQKK; via the coding sequence ATGGAAATTACAATTCAAGCAATTCATTTTGAGGCAACTCAAAAATTAGATGCTTTTATTCAGAAAAAAGTATCACGGTTATCAAAGTTTAATGATGCTATCTCGTTAGCGGAAGTTACGTTGAAGGTTGTAAAGCCAGAAACAAATGCAAATAAAGATGTTTCGATTAAGGTGCTTGCGCCTAATAGTGAGTTCTTTGTGCAAGAAGTTTCGGATAGTTTTGAGGAAGCTGTTAATAAGTGCGTAGAGAAGTTAGAAAGGCAGATTATGAAATCGAAAGAAAAGACAATTCAAAAAAAATAA
- a CDS encoding elongation factor Tu (product_source=KO:K02358; cath_funfam=2.40.30.10,3.40.50.300; cog=COG0050; ko=KO:K02358; pfam=PF00009,PF03143,PF03144; superfamily=50465,52540; tigrfam=TIGR00485), protein MAKEHFNRSKPHVNIGTIGHVDHGKTTLTAAITTVLAKKGLSELKSFDQIDNAPEEKERGITINTSHVEYETATRHYAHVDCPGHADYVKNMVTGAAQMDGAIIVVAATDGPMPQTREHILLARQVNVPRLVVFMNKVDIVDDAEMLELVEMEMRELLSFYEFDGDNTPVIQGSALGGLNGIEQWENKIMDLMDACDTWIELPPRDIDKPFLMPVEDVFSITGRGTVATGRIETGIIKTGEEVQIIGLGQEGKKSVVTGVEMFRKILDEGQAGDNVGLLLRGVDKDEIKRGMVITHPNKVQPHTKFKASVYILKKEEGGRHTPFHNKYRPQFYIRTLDVTGEITLPEGTEMVMPGDNLEINVNLIYPVACSEGLRFAIREGGRTVGSGQITEIIE, encoded by the coding sequence ATGGCAAAAGAACATTTTAACCGGTCGAAACCACACGTTAACATCGGTACAATTGGTCACGTAGACCACGGTAAGACTACTTTAACTGCAGCTATCACTACAGTTTTAGCAAAAAAAGGACTTTCTGAGCTTAAATCTTTCGATCAGATTGACAATGCTCCAGAAGAAAAAGAAAGAGGTATCACTATTAATACTTCTCACGTAGAGTATGAAACAGCGACTCGTCACTATGCACACGTTGACTGTCCAGGTCACGCCGACTATGTAAAGAACATGGTAACTGGTGCGGCTCAAATGGACGGTGCTATCATTGTTGTTGCTGCAACTGATGGTCCTATGCCTCAAACTCGTGAACACATCTTGTTAGCTCGTCAGGTAAACGTTCCTAGATTGGTTGTTTTTATGAACAAAGTTGACATCGTTGATGATGCAGAAATGTTAGAACTTGTTGAAATGGAAATGAGAGAACTTCTTTCATTCTATGAATTCGATGGCGATAATACTCCTGTTATTCAAGGTTCTGCTTTAGGTGGATTGAATGGTATCGAACAATGGGAAAATAAGATCATGGATCTTATGGACGCTTGTGATACTTGGATTGAACTTCCTCCACGTGATATTGATAAACCATTCTTGATGCCTGTTGAAGACGTATTCTCTATCACTGGTCGTGGTACTGTTGCTACAGGTCGTATCGAAACTGGTATCATCAAAACAGGTGAAGAAGTACAGATTATCGGTCTTGGTCAAGAAGGTAAAAAATCAGTTGTTACAGGAGTAGAAATGTTCCGTAAGATTTTGGACGAAGGTCAAGCTGGAGATAACGTAGGTCTATTACTTCGTGGTGTTGATAAAGACGAAATCAAACGTGGTATGGTTATTACTCACCCTAATAAAGTACAACCTCACACTAAATTCAAAGCTTCAGTTTATATCTTGAAGAAAGAAGAAGGTGGACGTCATACTCCATTCCATAACAAATATCGTCCTCAATTCTATATCCGTACGTTAGACGTAACAGGTGAAATCACTCTTCCAGAAGGAACAGAAATGGTAATGCCTGGTGATAACTTAGAAATCAACGTAAACTTAATCTATCCAGTAGCTTGTAGCGAAGGTCTTCGTTTTGCTATCCGTGAAGGTGGACGTACTGTTGGTTCTGGTCAGATCACAGAAATTATAGAATAA
- a CDS encoding preprotein translocase subunit SecE (product_source=KO:K03073; cath_funfam=1.20.5.1030; cog=COG0690; ko=KO:K03073; pfam=PF00584; tigrfam=TIGR00964; transmembrane_helix_parts=Inside_1_25,TMhelix_26_48,Outside_49_64) — MKKIFNYIKESYNELIHKVSWPTRQELSNSAMVVMVASVIMACVIFAIDQGFEFVISLFYKTIF; from the coding sequence ATGAAAAAGATTTTTAACTACATAAAAGAATCCTATAATGAGCTTATTCATAAGGTTTCTTGGCCAACAAGACAGGAATTATCTAACAGTGCAATGGTTGTTATGGTAGCTTCTGTTATTATGGCTTGTGTTATCTTCGCTATTGATCAAGGTTTTGAATTTGTAATTTCTCTTTTCTATAAAACAATCTTCTAA
- a CDS encoding transcriptional antiterminator NusG (product_source=KO:K02601; cath_funfam=2.30.30.30,3.30.70.940; cog=COG0250; ko=KO:K02601; pfam=PF02357; smart=SM00738,SM00739; superfamily=50104,82679; tigrfam=TIGR00922) yields the protein MSEIEKKFYVLRAVNGKENKVKEYLEAEIKNNGLQDYISQVIIPTEKVIQSRNGKKVTKERAFLPGYIIIEAALVGEVVHFLKNINYVIGFLGGNTPVPLRPTEVSRILGKADELQAQPEEFDIDYTIGDIVKINFGPFTGFHGEIEEVYSDKKKLKVMVKIFGRKTPLELGFLQVEKE from the coding sequence ATGTCTGAAATCGAAAAGAAATTTTATGTACTTCGAGCTGTTAATGGTAAGGAGAATAAAGTGAAGGAATATCTTGAAGCGGAAATCAAGAATAATGGTTTACAAGATTATATTTCTCAGGTTATTATTCCTACCGAAAAGGTTATTCAAAGTCGTAACGGAAAAAAAGTAACCAAAGAAAGAGCTTTTCTTCCTGGTTATATTATTATTGAAGCAGCCTTGGTTGGAGAAGTAGTACATTTTCTAAAAAATATTAATTATGTAATTGGTTTCTTGGGCGGTAATACTCCTGTTCCTTTGCGTCCGACTGAAGTTAGTCGTATTTTAGGGAAAGCAGATGAATTGCAGGCTCAACCTGAAGAATTTGATATTGACTATACAATAGGTGATATAGTAAAAATTAATTTTGGTCCTTTTACCGGCTTCCACGGTGAAATCGAAGAGGTTTATTCTGATAAGAAAAAACTGAAAGTTATGGTCAAAATTTTTGGCAGAAAAACTCCTTTGGAGTTAGGATTTCTGCAAGTAGAGAAAGAGTAA
- a CDS encoding large subunit ribosomal protein L11 (product_source=KO:K02867; cath_funfam=1.10.10.250,3.30.1550.10; cog=COG0080; ko=KO:K02867; pfam=PF00298,PF03946; smart=SM00649; superfamily=46906,54747; tigrfam=TIGR01632) translates to MAKEIAGQLKLQIKGGAANPSPPVGPALGSKGINIMEFCKQFNARTQDKAGKVLPVVITYYADKSFDFIVKNPPVAIQLMEAAKVKGGSAEPNRKKVAEITWEQVKSIAEDKMTDLNCFTVESAMKMVAGTARSMGIAVKGDFPVNN, encoded by the coding sequence ATGGCGAAAGAAATTGCTGGACAGCTAAAATTACAAATTAAAGGAGGGGCTGCAAATCCTTCTCCCCCAGTTGGACCTGCCTTAGGTTCTAAGGGAATCAACATTATGGAGTTTTGCAAGCAATTTAATGCCAGAACCCAAGACAAAGCAGGTAAGGTATTACCAGTGGTAATTACTTACTATGCTGATAAGTCTTTTGATTTTATCGTTAAAAACCCACCTGTTGCGATCCAATTAATGGAAGCTGCAAAAGTAAAAGGTGGTTCGGCTGAGCCTAATCGTAAGAAGGTGGCAGAAATTACTTGGGAACAAGTAAAATCGATTGCTGAAGATAAAATGACAGACTTAAACTGTTTCACAGTTGAATCTGCAATGAAAATGGTTGCAGGTACAGCTCGCAGTATGGGTATAGCTGTTAAAGGGGATTTCCCTGTAAATAATTAA
- a CDS encoding large subunit ribosomal protein L1 (product_source=KO:K02863; cath_funfam=3.30.190.20; cog=COG0081; ko=KO:K02863; pfam=PF00687; superfamily=56808; tigrfam=TIGR01169), which produces MSKLTKKQKLALSKVEAGKTYTLKEASALVKEINYCSFDASVDVDVRLGVDPRKANQMVRGVVSLPHGTGKQIRVLVLCTPDQEAAANEAGADYVGLDEYIDKIKGGWTDIDVIITQPAIMGKIGALGRVLGPRGLMPNPKSGTVTNDVANAVKEVKQGKIDFKVDKAGIVHTSIGKVSFEPEKIRDNAKEFIDTLNKLKPTAAKGTYIKSIYLSSTMSPGIKIDPKSIDEI; this is translated from the coding sequence ATGAGTAAACTTACAAAAAAACAAAAGTTGGCTTTAAGCAAAGTTGAAGCAGGGAAAACGTACACTCTAAAAGAGGCATCTGCATTAGTGAAAGAAATTAACTATTGTTCGTTTGACGCATCAGTTGATGTAGATGTTAGATTAGGTGTTGACCCCCGTAAGGCTAACCAAATGGTGAGAGGTGTGGTTTCATTACCTCATGGAACAGGTAAGCAAATTAGGGTTCTCGTATTATGTACTCCAGATCAAGAAGCTGCTGCAAACGAAGCAGGAGCTGATTATGTAGGGCTTGATGAATATATTGATAAAATCAAGGGAGGTTGGACTGATATTGATGTGATTATCACTCAACCTGCAATTATGGGTAAAATTGGTGCTTTAGGTAGAGTGTTAGGTCCAAGAGGCTTAATGCCTAATCCTAAAAGTGGTACTGTTACTAATGATGTGGCTAATGCAGTAAAAGAAGTTAAACAAGGAAAAATTGACTTCAAAGTAGATAAAGCTGGTATAGTACACACTTCTATTGGTAAAGTATCTTTCGAACCTGAAAAGATTCGTGATAATGCAAAAGAATTTATCGATACATTAAACAAGTTGAAACCTACAGCTGCTAAGGGTACTTATATTAAGAGTATTTATCTTTCAAGTACAATGAGTCCGGGTATTAAAATAGACCCTAAATCAATTGATGAAATTTAA
- a CDS encoding large subunit ribosomal protein L10 (product_source=KO:K02864; cog=COG0244; ko=KO:K02864; pfam=PF00466; superfamily=160369) yields the protein MRKEDKATVIEQIANTVGEYTNFYLTDIANLNAAQTSDLRRECSKQNIKLVVVKNTLFKKALEKVDGDFSALDSSLKGNTAVMFSNDANSPAKLIKSFSKGIEIPKLKAAYVQEGFYIGAENLDLLISIKSKEELIGDVIMLLQSPAKNVISALNSGGQIIHGVLKTLSEK from the coding sequence ATGAGAAAGGAAGATAAAGCCACTGTTATTGAACAGATTGCAAATACCGTAGGTGAATATACAAACTTCTATTTGACTGATATAGCTAACTTAAATGCAGCTCAAACAAGTGATTTAAGAAGAGAGTGTAGCAAGCAAAATATTAAACTTGTTGTTGTAAAAAACACATTGTTTAAAAAAGCTTTGGAAAAGGTAGATGGAGATTTCTCTGCTCTTGATTCTTCATTAAAAGGCAACACTGCTGTGATGTTTTCTAATGATGCGAATAGTCCTGCTAAATTGATTAAGTCTTTTTCAAAAGGAATTGAGATTCCTAAATTGAAAGCTGCTTACGTTCAAGAAGGATTCTATATCGGAGCTGAAAACTTAGATCTATTAATCTCTATTAAGAGTAAAGAAGAACTTATCGGAGACGTTATTATGTTATTACAATCTCCAGCTAAGAATGTTATCTCGGCTCTTAATTCAGGTGGACAGATAATCCACGGAGTTTTGAAAACTCTATCAGAAAAATAA
- a CDS encoding large subunit ribosomal protein L7/L12 (product_source=KO:K02935; cath_funfam=1.20.5.710,3.30.1390.10; cog=COG0222; ko=KO:K02935; pfam=PF00542,PF16320; superfamily=48300,54736; tigrfam=TIGR00855), with amino-acid sequence MADLKAFAEQLVNLTVKEVNELAEILKTEYGIEPAAAAVAVAAGPAAAADAPEEKTSFDVILKGAGANKLAIVKLVKELTGLGLKEAKDIVDGAPAPLKEGIAKDEAEALKKSLEEAGAEVELK; translated from the coding sequence ATGGCAGATTTGAAAGCTTTTGCTGAACAATTAGTGAATTTAACTGTTAAAGAAGTTAATGAACTTGCTGAGATTCTAAAAACAGAATATGGTATTGAACCTGCTGCTGCAGCTGTAGCAGTAGCTGCTGGTCCTGCGGCCGCAGCTGATGCTCCTGAAGAAAAAACATCTTTCGATGTAATTCTTAAAGGTGCTGGCGCTAATAAATTAGCGATCGTTAAATTAGTAAAAGAATTAACAGGACTTGGTCTAAAAGAAGCTAAAGATATCGTTGATGGTGCACCTGCTCCATTAAAAGAAGGTATTGCTAAAGATGAAGCTGAAGCTTTGAAAAAATCTTTAGAAGAAGCTGGAGCTGAAGTTGAACTTAAATAA